One Vibrio pomeroyi genomic region harbors:
- a CDS encoding LysR family transcriptional regulator, translating into MEFDLLKAFCQLAKSGNYRLASEQLYITQSALTKKIQRLESNIGASLFSRGRNGAELTYAGKTLLPEAQRLVHSMQAFEQLSGSVVNGTQGHLNIGFGVSTYHEAPKLVAAYKQQYPDVHITLNDTPSKQQTDELLSHELDISFNRIPTSSVLNSLTLFNDSLVIAIHKDLLKQAPNKDQVISELPKWPYLKLAQHRGPGLDKQIQQYCLANNIDLSKTQEADDILTLLALVSANIGFTIVPSSAQYISNTKVEFIPLEGKHTTWPIGLIWNGESENPLRDRFVEFVVQQVGSSL; encoded by the coding sequence ATGGAATTTGATTTACTGAAGGCGTTTTGTCAGTTAGCTAAATCGGGCAATTATCGCTTGGCATCAGAGCAGCTTTACATCACTCAATCGGCGCTCACCAAAAAGATTCAGCGATTAGAATCCAATATAGGAGCAAGTCTGTTTTCTCGTGGCAGGAACGGCGCAGAGCTGACGTATGCAGGCAAAACCTTACTACCTGAAGCCCAACGCTTAGTTCATTCAATGCAAGCGTTTGAGCAACTTTCAGGCTCTGTAGTGAATGGAACTCAGGGACATTTGAACATTGGTTTTGGTGTGTCTACATACCATGAAGCACCTAAGCTGGTTGCCGCTTATAAACAACAGTACCCAGACGTTCACATCACCTTGAATGACACGCCCTCCAAGCAGCAGACGGATGAGCTATTGAGCCACGAACTCGATATCAGCTTCAATCGAATACCCACTTCGTCAGTTCTAAATAGCCTAACGCTGTTCAATGATTCCCTTGTGATAGCCATTCACAAAGATCTTCTCAAGCAAGCGCCAAACAAAGATCAGGTTATCTCTGAATTACCTAAGTGGCCTTATCTAAAGCTCGCTCAACACCGCGGCCCCGGACTGGACAAGCAGATCCAACAATATTGTCTCGCCAATAATATCGACCTATCCAAGACACAAGAAGCCGACGACATTCTTACCCTGCTGGCGTTAGTATCAGCCAATATCGGCTTCACCATAGTACCGAGCAGCGCGCAGTACATTAGCAACACCAAGGTTGAGTTCATTCCATTAGAAGGCAAGCACACCACTTGGCCTATCGGATTGATATGGAATGGAGAGAGTGAAAATCCACTCAGGGATAGGTTCGTCGAATTTGTGGTTCAGCAGGTAGGAAGCAGCTTGTAA
- a CDS encoding F0F1 ATP synthase subunit epsilon: MAIGVTDNTFQLNIVSAEGTLFSGPAHALAISGADGELGIRPGHSPLLSKIKPGVSVFVTDLKAEEQVLYISGGMVEVQPDVVTVLADTALHGKDIDRARAEEAKYAALENINKGNVDINFAQAQLELAKAVAQLRASELTSSRTRH; the protein is encoded by the coding sequence ATGGCTATTGGAGTTACAGACAATACATTTCAACTTAATATCGTAAGTGCGGAAGGTACACTGTTTTCAGGGCCGGCACATGCCCTAGCTATCTCCGGTGCAGACGGTGAACTGGGGATTCGCCCAGGTCACTCCCCTCTTCTGAGTAAGATAAAACCGGGTGTGTCCGTGTTCGTTACCGACCTTAAAGCCGAGGAGCAAGTGCTTTACATCTCTGGTGGTATGGTCGAAGTGCAACCGGATGTGGTCACCGTGTTAGCCGATACGGCCTTGCATGGTAAGGACATTGACCGCGCTCGTGCAGAAGAAGCGAAATACGCTGCCCTAGAGAACATCAACAAGGGCAATGTCGACATCAATTTTGCACAAGCTCAACTGGAACTGGCAAAAGCCGTCGCTCAGCTTCGTGCATCAGAATTAACGTCTTCTCGCACTCGTCACTGA
- a CDS encoding alpha/beta fold hydrolase, which yields MKPEVPLLWLPGLLCDEALFQDVNKELPDWVAPFTCDLGADTSMQALASKVLDNAPESFVLGGLSMGGILAFEVFRQAPQRVKGLILMDTNSADEKPEVSEKRNALVDKAKAGEFESITPDILMPVLIHLNQLANQELTQRITQMANNIGVERFEAHAQALATRPDARPLLADIQVPTLLITGKDDLLCPIDNHLLMAKHIKQVSLHVIPDCGHLSTMEQPKIVAQHIRNWFETSQL from the coding sequence ATGAAACCAGAAGTACCACTGCTATGGTTACCTGGTTTGTTATGTGATGAAGCGTTGTTTCAAGACGTCAATAAAGAGCTGCCCGATTGGGTGGCTCCTTTTACTTGTGACTTGGGAGCCGACACATCCATGCAAGCCTTGGCGAGTAAAGTGCTAGATAACGCCCCGGAAAGTTTCGTGCTTGGCGGCTTATCTATGGGCGGCATTCTCGCGTTTGAAGTCTTTCGACAAGCGCCACAACGTGTGAAAGGCTTGATCTTAATGGACACCAATTCTGCAGATGAAAAGCCAGAAGTGTCAGAGAAGAGAAACGCCTTGGTTGATAAAGCAAAAGCAGGGGAGTTTGAGTCAATAACGCCTGACATTCTAATGCCAGTGCTTATCCATCTGAACCAGCTAGCGAATCAAGAGCTGACTCAAAGAATCACACAAATGGCGAACAATATTGGCGTTGAACGGTTTGAAGCTCACGCTCAGGCATTGGCGACTCGTCCTGACGCGAGACCGCTGCTGGCCGATATTCAGGTTCCTACTTTGCTCATTACTGGCAAAGATGATCTGTTATGTCCAATCGATAATCACCTGTTAATGGCAAAACACATCAAGCAGGTATCGCTTCATGTTATTCCTGATTGCGGACACTTATCGACAATGGAGCAGCCTAAGATCGTTGCGCAGCATATTCGTAATTGGTTTGAGACCAGTCAGCTGTAA
- a CDS encoding nitrilase family protein, giving the protein MKRDIKVASVQFNHHAGDKAYNLSVIEQYVQQAAESDVEIISFPEMCITGYWHVSALSRCEIEALAEPVPSGESTQKLVSLATQFGMSVGAGLIEKGCDGELYNTYVFAMPNGEVQKHRKLHTFVSPYMSSGDQYTVFDTPHGCKVGILICWDNNLVENVRITALKGADILIAPHQTGGCQSRSPNAMKRIDPELWFNRDENPEAIRAEMQGKNGREWLMRWLPARAHDNGMFVVFSNGVGVDMDEVRTGNAMILSPYGEIITETDSVDNDMVIAELKAEELEMCTGRRWIRGRKPELYHSLTQPLGHELGPHQARFAEK; this is encoded by the coding sequence ATGAAAAGAGACATCAAAGTAGCGTCGGTTCAGTTTAACCATCATGCAGGCGACAAGGCGTATAACTTGTCGGTGATTGAGCAATACGTTCAACAAGCTGCGGAGAGCGATGTGGAGATCATCAGCTTCCCAGAAATGTGCATTACAGGTTATTGGCATGTGTCTGCACTGTCGCGATGCGAGATAGAAGCACTCGCGGAACCTGTACCAAGCGGCGAGTCGACTCAAAAGCTCGTTTCGCTAGCGACACAATTTGGCATGAGCGTTGGCGCAGGTTTGATAGAGAAGGGCTGCGATGGCGAGCTATACAACACCTATGTATTTGCCATGCCCAATGGTGAAGTACAGAAACATCGAAAGCTGCACACTTTCGTTAGCCCATACATGAGCAGTGGCGACCAATACACGGTGTTCGATACACCTCATGGTTGCAAAGTCGGTATTTTGATTTGTTGGGATAACAACTTAGTTGAGAATGTACGAATCACCGCGTTGAAAGGCGCCGATATTCTGATTGCACCGCATCAGACGGGCGGTTGCCAATCACGTAGCCCAAATGCCATGAAACGAATCGACCCAGAGTTATGGTTTAACCGAGATGAAAACCCGGAAGCGATTCGCGCTGAAATGCAGGGTAAGAATGGCCGTGAATGGCTAATGCGTTGGTTACCGGCAAGAGCGCACGACAACGGTATGTTTGTGGTGTTTAGTAATGGCGTTGGTGTGGATATGGATGAAGTTAGAACAGGCAATGCGATGATCCTAAGCCCTTATGGAGAAATTATTACAGAGACAGACAGCGTTGATAACGACATGGTAATTGCAGAGCTAAAAGCCGAAGAGTTGGAGATGTGTACCGGAAGGCGCTGGATTCGAGGTCGTAAGCCGGAGCTATATCATTCGCTCACACAACCGCTAGGTCATGAATTGGGCCCACACCAAGCACGTTTTGCAGAGAAGTAA
- the atpD gene encoding F0F1 ATP synthase subunit beta, with amino-acid sequence MSVGKIVKVIGAVVDVEFSGGNSPRVYDALKVTSDEASSLVLEVQQQLGGNIVRCIAMGTSDGLRRGLTVENTGSPITVPVGEETLGRIMNVLGQPIDECGEIGQKESYEIHREAPSYEEQANSTELLETGVKVIDLICPFAKGGKIGLFGGAGVGKTVNMMELINNIAKAHSGLSVFTGVGERTREGNDFYYEMKEAGVLDKVAMVYGQMNEPPGNRLRVALTGLTMAERFRDEGRDVLLFIDNIYRYTLAGTEVSALLGRMPSAVGYQPTLAEEMGVLQERITSTRQGSITSIQAVYVPADDLTDPSPATTFAHLDATVVLSRNIAALGLYPAIDPLDSTSRQLDPLVVGQEHYDIAQTVQTTLQRYKELKDIIAILGMDELSTEDKQIVSRARKIERFLTQPYHVAEVFTGQKGVFVPLSETLRGFKGLLNGEYDDIPEQAFLYCGSIDEVLNKAKSL; translated from the coding sequence ATGAGTGTTGGAAAAATAGTTAAAGTAATCGGCGCGGTAGTTGACGTCGAATTCAGCGGCGGCAACAGCCCTCGCGTTTATGATGCATTGAAAGTCACCAGCGACGAAGCAAGCTCGCTAGTATTGGAAGTTCAGCAACAACTTGGCGGCAACATCGTTCGTTGTATTGCAATGGGTACATCTGATGGCTTGCGCCGCGGTCTAACCGTTGAAAATACAGGTTCTCCGATCACCGTCCCTGTGGGTGAAGAGACTCTAGGCCGTATCATGAACGTGCTTGGGCAACCTATCGATGAGTGTGGTGAAATCGGCCAGAAAGAGAGCTACGAAATTCACCGTGAAGCGCCCTCTTATGAAGAGCAAGCCAACAGCACAGAGCTTCTAGAGACCGGTGTTAAGGTTATCGACCTTATTTGTCCGTTCGCTAAGGGTGGTAAAATCGGTCTGTTCGGTGGTGCGGGTGTAGGTAAAACCGTCAACATGATGGAGCTTATCAACAACATCGCTAAAGCCCACTCAGGTCTTTCTGTATTTACCGGTGTTGGTGAACGAACTCGTGAAGGTAACGATTTCTACTACGAGATGAAAGAAGCTGGCGTACTAGACAAAGTTGCCATGGTTTACGGCCAAATGAACGAGCCACCAGGAAACCGTCTTCGTGTTGCGCTGACTGGTCTTACTATGGCTGAACGTTTCCGTGATGAAGGTCGTGACGTACTGTTGTTCATTGATAACATCTACCGTTACACGCTTGCGGGAACAGAGGTATCTGCACTGTTAGGTCGTATGCCATCAGCAGTAGGTTACCAACCAACACTTGCCGAAGAGATGGGTGTTCTACAAGAACGTATTACATCAACCAGACAAGGTTCTATCACGTCTATCCAAGCGGTATACGTACCTGCGGATGACTTGACGGATCCATCGCCAGCAACAACCTTTGCTCACTTAGATGCAACAGTTGTACTGTCTCGTAACATCGCTGCATTGGGTCTGTACCCTGCGATTGACCCGCTGGATTCGACCTCTCGTCAACTGGATCCTCTCGTGGTTGGTCAAGAGCACTACGACATTGCACAAACGGTTCAAACCACGCTGCAACGTTACAAAGAGCTTAAAGACATCATCGCGATTCTTGGTATGGATGAGCTTTCAACCGAAGATAAACAGATCGTATCTCGTGCTCGTAAGATTGAACGTTTCTTAACTCAGCCTTACCACGTAGCAGAAGTATTTACTGGTCAGAAAGGTGTGTTTGTACCGCTAAGCGAAACGCTACGAGGCTTTAAAGGCCTGCTAAATGGCGAATATGACGACATCCCAGAGCAAGCATTCTTGTACTGTGGCTCTATCGACGAAGTGCTTAACAAAGCGAAATCACTCTAA